Sequence from the Clostridium saccharobutylicum DSM 13864 genome:
ATCAATGTGTTATTCTATGTGAAGATAATGTAGATTTTGTAGGAATTATATTATCAGGAAAAGTTCATATGATTCGAGAAGATTTATGGGGTAATAGAACATTATTGGTATCCATGGGAAAAGGAGAACTATTTGGCGAGAGTTTTTCTTGTGGAGCTGTTAGAAATGCAACAGTATCATTTTGGACTTCTATTGACTCAAAAATTTTGTATTTGTCATTTAGTCGAATTATGCAATCTTGCTCTATGGCATGCAAATTTCATCATAGATTAATAGAAAATATGGTAACGCTAATTGCAAAAAAAAATGTGGCGTTAATGGATAAGGTAGATATATTATCGAAGAAAACTTTACGCGAAAAAATCTCAACCTACTTATTACAAGAAGCGGGGAAACAGAATAATCCTTATTTTGATATTACTTTAGGTCGTGTACAATTAGCAGAATACCTTTGTGCAAATCGAAGCGCATTGACAAGAGAATTAAATACGATGCGTAATGAAGGATTGATTGACTATGATAAGAACTCGTTTCATATTTTGAAAAGTTTGGAATAAAAATATGCACTGATATAGTTAGAAGCTATATCAGTACATATTTTATTGGAATTATAAAAGAAATTATTGACTAGTTATAATGCTCTAAAACAAATAGACTTGTTATTTATTTGATTGTGCCTAATCGTTAGAATCTTGTAAGTATGAGTTTAAAAAATCAATAGCGTTTTTAATATCAGTTTCATTTGGATGATTTTGTGATTCTATATGTCTTGCATATCCATCATCATCTAAATGATGTGGGTGATGAGCAGGAAGGTTTCTTCGATGTTCCGTGCTAAATGGAAATACAGCGCCCTGACTTAGAAAAACATCTATACACAAGTTTTCTTCATTGATATATTCGGTAATATTTTTTTTTATTTTATACCCATAATCGGAATCTGGGTAATGACCACATGTACCAATAGCAAGGAAGGGTATATTTTTGTATTGAGCTAACAGTTTTTTACTGTCATCATCTAGAGAGGCGCGCCTGCACCAAAAGCAAAGAATATAAAATTGTGCATTAGTAAGAGTTTTCATTATCATACAAGAATCCTGCATGACGACGGAATAATCTTTCTGTTCTAAATCCATTTTTATAGCATCAGCAATTTTCTGAGTATTTCCAGTAAGAGAAGATACAAATATAGCAATATCTTTCATAATTAATGTCTCCTTTTTAATCAATGTTCATATTTATTTTATGAAAAAGAAGTATCTATCACGTTGCATACGCAACATAACAGGTACTTTTTTTATTATATGATGAAGAAAAGGAAGGGGGATTGTTATGGTTTATCAGATAGCAGAAAATATATTTGCAATAGGAAAGACTATTATTAAGCCAGATAAACAATTTTCATTTATGGCGTATCTGATTAAGGGGAAGGTGAATGTGTTGATTGACACATTACCATTACGTTCTGCAGAATTGCTGTGTCAAGAAGTGAAAAAATTGTTGAAAAATGAAAGACTGGATTTTTTGATTCTGAATCATTCAGAGGAAGATCACAGCGGAGCTCTTTTGACTATGAAAAGAGAGTATCCAGAAATGGTGATCTATTGTACAAATGAGTGTCAGGAAAGAATTTCAGAACAGTTAACAGAAATGGAGTGTCATATTGTGACTTCAGGAGAAAGAGCTGTGCTGGGAGATCATGTTTTTCGTTTTATTAAAACATCTGGATTACATTGGAATGATAACATGGTTACTTATTTTGAAAAAGAAGAAATTTTATTTTCTAATGATTTATTTGGACAACTGCTTGCAAGTGAACCTCCACTTGATAGTGGATGCACGGAGGATGTTTTTATAAGGGCGCTTGATGCTTACTATACAAGAGTGTTCTCGGAAGCAACTAGTGAACAGAAGGAAAATGCCATTTGTCTTTTAAATTATTCAATTCGCATGATAGCACCTGGTCACGGAGTGTTGATAGAAAAGATGTTACAACCTACTTTGAATTTTTATCAGAAGGTTCTGACAGTATAGATGTGACAGAAAAGTAAGAACCTATTGAGGATTTTATATGAATGAAATAAAGATAAAAAGAATCTATGAACAAACAGTTTTATCCGATGGATATCGTATATTAGTAGACCGTATCTGGCCGAGAGGATTAACAAAAGAAAAAGCAAAAATATACAGTTGGAAAAAGGAAATAGCACCATCGACAGAACTACGATGCTGGTTTGGACACAATAGTGAAAGATTTCCAGAGTTTGTAGAGAAGTATGAAGAAGAACTGAGAGTGAACAGAGAATCATATTTGTTTAAAGATGAATGTGAAGAGTTATTACTGTTAGATAATATAACATTCGTGTTTGCAGCGAAATCTCTCAATGAAAATAATGCTGCTGTTTTAAAAAGATGGGTTTTTAGAAATATTAATAATATTTTGTTATAACAACAGAAATACTTTGTTTTCAGTGTGAACAGACATCATGTTGTACTGTATGTAAATGATTTGGTTCTTGAAAATCTTAAGAAGCTTGATTTTAATCAGAGACTGATAATCGAGAATATGCTGAAGATATTGAATAAATAAATAAGGATTTAACAAGGAGGAATATATGAGCGCATTTTTAGGACCTATTCATACCTGGCTATATAACAAAATAAAATTCCAGGATGAACTAGTAAAAATAATAAGGAATGTTGTGTCACAAAAAGGATATGAGGATGAGCTACTTTCGCAGCTCGATCATAGATATGGAACATTAGAAAAGGGAGAACTTGCAGATATTATTGATGAAAATAATATTCATGGATGGTTACAGGAAAGAATTACAGTTGTAGAAAACCAGCTTGCATTTCTTGTTACAATTGTTACAGATGAGCATCCAGAAAGAATTATAGATATCAATGATGCCGTATATGAATTTGGAAAAGAACATTCTGTACAAAAAGGAATTTCTATAAAAGAGGCATATGGTTACTTAGACAATTTACTACTGAATGGAATGCCATGCGATAGAGTTAATGAGGTTACAAATGAAGATGAGAACAGCATTGCTTGGAATCAAACAGTAGATATCCATAAGTCTTATTGGGATATGATTCATGGAAATGTTGATTATTATTATGCGATTAGGAAAAGTTTGATTGTGGGGATTATAGGGAATAGTGGAATTGTATATAATCAAATTGGTGAGCAGACGTTTGAGCTTAGAAAAGAAGAATAGATGCATGGTATAGATTTGTTAGTGGAAGAGCAATAACATATTTTAGGAATAAGTAGAACAGGTGCTCCAAAGGGAGTAACTGTTTTCACATATGGGTATAGTAATATATTGAAATTATTATTATGGTAACATTATAAAAAAAGATTATTTTAAAAAGGCTAGTGATTTTCTAGCCTTTTTATATTACAGTAAATTGCTAGCTTCTTCAACGAGCTGCTTACCGTGTTTGGTAAGTATATATTTTTTTTCACTTCGTATTGATTTTAAATTGTTGACGTTTACAATAAAATGACATTCTTCAAGATCTTTAATAGACGCTTTTACTATCTTTGAATGTTTATTTGCAAACTTTGAAAGTATATCAAGTTGATTTAATGAATTATATGGGTAGAGATGATCTAAGATTTTATTTGCATAATACTTATGACTTTTTTTTATCTTTCCGTATAACAAATGATAAAATGTTAATTGTCTATTATCCATTTAACTCCTCAAATATAATGATGTTACTTAAGTATATGAATAGATTTGCATGGCATATTCATACTTGAAATAAAAAACTTGTTATTTTTGCTTAGATAACATTAAAACATATAAAAAAATTTCTCAATAATTCAAATCATTTTTTATTATTCTAAGTAATTAACTAGCTCAAACTGAGTTGAACAAAATTAATTATAAAATACATAATCTGTAGATTTGAAGTAACAATCAATAAAAATGTTTTTTAAAATGCGAATAAGTTATATTTAGATTCCAAACACTAACTATAAAAAAGGATTAACGTTTTTAAGGAGATTTTTATTTATGAAAAAAATATTCACTTTAATTGTTATTATAGCTCTTATTATAATAATTGGATGTGATTCAGGTAGTAGTAAAATTACAACAGCAAATATTGTACCAGTAGAGGATAGGTTACAAACAATAAGAGAAAAAGGAGTATTAACTATTGCTTCGCCAAATGACAAACCTTTTGTCTATATAGATCCTAAAACAAATAAGCTAAGTGGAATTGACGCTGATATAATAGCTGAAATTGCAAAGAGACTTGGAATTAATAGAATTGAACAAAAGGAAATATCATTTGCAGATCTATTAACAAAATTAAATGCTGATGATAGTATAGATCTAGCAACAGATGGTATATATATAACTCCTGAACGTGAAGAAATAGTATCATTTACTCAACCACTATATAGGGAATCAGAAGCTGTTATTGTTCCAAAAGTTTCAAAAATTAATTTTAAGGATGATTTGAAAAATGCGGTGGTTGGAGCTGAAAGAGGTACAAAATTTGCAGATTTGATAGAAGATTGGAAGAAAAATAACTTAGTAAAAGATGTGATGTTTTTCGAAGACACTAACAAATTATTGGATGCTATAAGTAAGGGAGAAATTGATGCAGGCGTATCTGATTCTACTTTGGTAAAATATCTTTTGAAAAATCAGGATTTTTTTTTAAAGACATTACAAGGCTATAATCCTGAAATACATGGAACTGCAGGAATAGCAGTTAAAAAGAGTGATGTTACATTATTAAATGCTCTAAATGAAAAAATTAATGAGATGAAAGCAGATGGTACATTGTATGCCATTCTTGTAAATAATGGATTGGATAGAAATAATATAATTTAAAACTAATGGAATTGTTTAAAATGTAGATTTTCTTTTGCTTGAAGTATATTAATATCTTCTTTTTATTAAGAAATGTAATAATTTAAACTTATAGAATATAAATAGAAAGCAACATTTCATAGGGGTATGATATGTTGCTTTCCTATATTTATAGGGTAAATATTTATGAAAAAAGATCATTAGTGGTTTTATAAGATTATTATAATATGACATTGTGTCATAGAGATGGCAAATTTAGACTTATTAAAAATCCAACAATATTATATTTACATAATATGTTATAATTAGCCAAAGGATAGATTGTAATTTATTAGTGGCATATTTAAGGAGAGGGAAAAATGCAAATTAATAAAATATTAACTGTTGATTCTTTGGAAGAATATAAAGAAGTTTTACTAAATATTGGCGCAACTATGATTAAAGATATTCAAAAAGTAGCAACAGGGTGGAATATGACTGTAAAACATAAAGATGGAATTGTTGTAGAATACGTACAGCGTAATGTGGATTAGAATCTTTAAATTTATTATAGGAAGTGAATTAATATGATTAAAGCAATATTATTTGATTTTGATGGGGTACTAACTACGGATGCAACTGGTTCAGAATCGATATGTAATTATATTTGTATGAAAACTGGATTGAATATAAAAATATTTGAAAAAGAGTATTTCAAATATAATGATGATCTTTTATATGGAAAAACTACTCATGAAGAAATTTGGAAAAATTTATGTGAAGGACTAAACACCCAAATTGACATGAATATCTTATATGAATCATTTATAAATACACCTATAGATAACCAAATGATGAAACTTATAGATGGGCTAAAAAAGCAGAATTATAAAGTAGGCATGGTTACTGATAATAAAAAAGATCGCATACATAGCATTGTTCAGTATTATAATTGGGACAAGGTATTTGATGCAATTGCAATATCAGCAGAAATTGGTTCTGGAAAAGAATTTAATACAATTTTTGAGAAAACTATAAATTTGATGAATGTAGATGCAAATGAGTGCTTGTTTATTGATAATCAAGAAAAAAATCTTATAATTCCTAAGAAAATTGGAATGAACGTTATTTATTTTGATCATGAAAAAAGAAATTATGAAAAGCTTGTTGAAGAATTTAAGAATTTATATTCTATAAAATTAGATTAGCTTTTATTAATAGTAAGACAAGTGTTATTAAACAAAATAATTAATAAATTTCTTAAATAATGCAATGATAGATTGAGGATTAAATTGAAAAAAATATATAAAAAATGATTTTATGAAGATTGAATAATGCTATATAAAGGAGAAGAAATTTGAATAAATACACCAGAAAAGATTTAGCAGAATTATTTAACATAGGAAAAGAAACTTTGCGATATTATGAAAATATAAATTTATTACCTAATCCAACTAGGAATGAAAATGGTTATAGAGTTTATACTGAGGAAGATTTATTAAGAATCAAATTTATTGTTCGAATGAAAAAATATGGATTTAGCTTAAGGCAAATATCTGACTTAATTAAAAGTGTTAGTAATGAGAAATGCGCTCATCAAGATAGTCTAATAAATTATATAGATAATAAAATAATTGAAGTTGAAAATCAAATTAAAGAGTTGTATCAATTGATAGAATTATTAAATGGAGTAAAGGAAAATAAGCATTTAGGTGAATGTGACTTTTTTAAATCTTTAGTAAATAATGATTGACATTGTTCTATACTACAACCATTACACTATTAATAAAGATGATTTCATAATTAACTTTTATAAAATAGGAAATGGGGTTATACACATGAATGTAATTGCTATTAATGGAAGTCCAAGAAAAAAAGATAATACAGCAATTTTGCTAAATAAAGCTCTTGAGGGAGCAGCTTCAAATGGAGCAGAAGTAGAAATGATCAATTTATATGACTTTAACTATAAAGGATGTAGAAGTTGTTTTATGTGTAAATTAACAAATGGTAATAGTTATGGGCAATGTTGTATTAACGATGAAATAAGTTCCATTTTAAATAAAATTAAGAATGTAGATGCTATAATTCTTGGTTCACCAATTTATTTGGGATTAATTACAGGTGAAATGAAATCTTTTATGGAACGATTAATTTTTCCTTATCTAGTTTATGATGAAAATTATTCTTCGCTCTTTCCTAAAAGAATTTCAGTAGGATTAATCTATACATTTGGAGTTGATGAACAAAAATTGGAACAAACAAAATGGAAAGAACCTCTTAAATATAATGAATTTTTAATAGAAAGATTTTTGGGAAAAGCAGAATCAATTTTTGTAACTGATACATATCAATTTGATGATTATTCAAAATATGTTTCAACAGCTTTTGACGCTAACAAAAAATTAAAACGTAGGAAAGAAGTGTTTCCACAAGATTGCAAAAAGGCATTTGAGCTGGGAAAAAGATTAGTTCAGATGTAAAAAAATAATTATAAGTTAAGTTTCAGATCTTTTTGGAGTTATTAAATATAAAAGTTAAAAAATGTTACAACCTATTAAACACTAAATAGTAATTTGGAAATTTTAAAAAATATGTTGAAATACATTTTAAAGGATTATATGATGAATTTAGGCATCGATGTACTTTATTAAAATAAAGAAGGTAAATTATGATTATTAATATTGAAATGATACCATCATATAAAATTGCTTATATACGAAGAACAGGGCCTTACGGTTTAGAGAATGTGTCAATAATGGAACAATTAAAAAGTTGGGCTAGAGAAAAAAACTTATTTAATGAAAGTTCAATCATATTAGGAATAGTTAAAGATAACCCTAAATTCACAGAACCTAAAAATTGTCGTTATGATACATGTTTAGTTGTTTCAGATGAATTTGAGGTTGATACTGAGTATATTAATGTGGGAAAAATTATTGGTGGAAAATACTGTGTATTTAAGATAAATCATACGGTAGATGCTATACAAAAAGCATGGATGGAGATATTTTCGGAGTTATCAAAAAGAAATTACGAAATTGATGATAGAAGACCTATCCTTGAACGCTATGAAATACAGATGATAAACAAGCATTTCTGTGAAATTTGTGTACCAATATTATAAAAAAATATTGAGATAAATTTCAATTTATGTAATTGAAAAATGATTATAATATAAAATTTAACTATTTAGTTTTAATATTAATTTATAAAGACTTTAAAGGCGATAAACACTTAAAATAAAATGTTTATCGCCTTTATTGAAGCTGTTTTATCAGAATCATCGATAGAATTATGAAACTGGATGTTTAAAGCCTTTTTTACAAATTTAATGGAACATCTTAACTAAGAGGTATAGGTTGTTATATATTTTATTTACTTAAAGAAGAAACTATGAAATTTATAGATAAATTAAAATAATCTCTTTCTAAGTTTGATGATGGAGCATAATTAAAAGAAATTAAAATTGATTTACCTAAAATTAAAAACATAACGAGTTTTTATAAAAAAATTATTATAAAACTTATTGAATATTAG
This genomic interval carries:
- a CDS encoding flavodoxin family protein yields the protein MKDIAIFVSSLTGNTQKIADAIKMDLEQKDYSVVMQDSCMIMKTLTNAQFYILCFWCRRASLDDDSKKLLAQYKNIPFLAIGTCGHYPDSDYGYKIKKNITEYINEENLCIDVFLSQGAVFPFSTEHRRNLPAHHPHHLDDDGYARHIESQNHPNETDIKNAIDFLNSYLQDSND
- a CDS encoding DUF488 domain-containing protein encodes the protein MNEIKIKRIYEQTVLSDGYRILVDRIWPRGLTKEKAKIYSWKKEIAPSTELRCWFGHNSERFPEFVEKYEEELRVNRESYLFKDECEELLLLDNITFVFAAKSLNENNAAVLKRWVFRNINNILL
- a CDS encoding ABC transporter substrate-binding protein; the encoded protein is MKKIFTLIVIIALIIIIGCDSGSSKITTANIVPVEDRLQTIREKGVLTIASPNDKPFVYIDPKTNKLSGIDADIIAEIAKRLGINRIEQKEISFADLLTKLNADDSIDLATDGIYITPEREEIVSFTQPLYRESEAVIVPKVSKINFKDDLKNAVVGAERGTKFADLIEDWKKNNLVKDVMFFEDTNKLLDAISKGEIDAGVSDSTLVKYLLKNQDFFLKTLQGYNPEIHGTAGIAVKKSDVTLLNALNEKINEMKADGTLYAILVNNGLDRNNII
- a CDS encoding FprA family A-type flavoprotein, which gives rise to MVYQIAENIFAIGKTIIKPDKQFSFMAYLIKGKVNVLIDTLPLRSAELLCQEVKKLLKNERLDFLILNHSEEDHSGALLTMKREYPEMVIYCTNECQERISEQLTEMECHIVTSGERAVLGDHVFRFIKTSGLHWNDNMVTYFEKEEILFSNDLFGQLLASEPPLDSGCTEDVFIRALDAYYTRVFSEATSEQKENAICLLNYSIRMIAPGHGVLIEKMLQPTLNFYQKVLTV
- a CDS encoding AraC family transcriptional regulator, translating into MIINIEMIPSYKIAYIRRTGPYGLENVSIMEQLKSWAREKNLFNESSIILGIVKDNPKFTEPKNCRYDTCLVVSDEFEVDTEYINVGKIIGGKYCVFKINHTVDAIQKAWMEIFSELSKRNYEIDDRRPILERYEIQMINKHFCEICVPIL
- a CDS encoding MerR family transcriptional regulator, coding for MNKYTRKDLAELFNIGKETLRYYENINLLPNPTRNENGYRVYTEEDLLRIKFIVRMKKYGFSLRQISDLIKSVSNEKCAHQDSLINYIDNKIIEVENQIKELYQLIELLNGVKENKHLGECDFFKSLVNND
- a CDS encoding HAD family hydrolase gives rise to the protein MIKAILFDFDGVLTTDATGSESICNYICMKTGLNIKIFEKEYFKYNDDLLYGKTTHEEIWKNLCEGLNTQIDMNILYESFINTPIDNQMMKLIDGLKKQNYKVGMVTDNKKDRIHSIVQYYNWDKVFDAIAISAEIGSGKEFNTIFEKTINLMNVDANECLFIDNQEKNLIIPKKIGMNVIYFDHEKRNYEKLVEEFKNLYSIKLD
- a CDS encoding flavodoxin family protein, which encodes MNVIAINGSPRKKDNTAILLNKALEGAASNGAEVEMINLYDFNYKGCRSCFMCKLTNGNSYGQCCINDEISSILNKIKNVDAIILGSPIYLGLITGEMKSFMERLIFPYLVYDENYSSLFPKRISVGLIYTFGVDEQKLEQTKWKEPLKYNEFLIERFLGKAESIFVTDTYQFDDYSKYVSTAFDANKKLKRRKEVFPQDCKKAFELGKRLVQM
- a CDS encoding Crp/Fnr family transcriptional regulator, translating into MQNLCKEYIPDLQSMYLFHGIDDKEMESMLNCLGAYIKECKKDQCVILCEDNVDFVGIILSGKVHMIREDLWGNRTLLVSMGKGELFGESFSCGAVRNATVSFWTSIDSKILYLSFSRIMQSCSMACKFHHRLIENMVTLIAKKNVALMDKVDILSKKTLREKISTYLLQEAGKQNNPYFDITLGRVQLAEYLCANRSALTRELNTMRNEGLIDYDKNSFHILKSLE